In a genomic window of Chrysemys picta bellii isolate R12L10 chromosome 1, ASM1138683v2, whole genome shotgun sequence:
- the OMP gene encoding olfactory marker protein: MAGDTSELELPFVQDVQLTKCMRLRAQSLQQRNERPQDGEKLLRPNEYIYRVDFVRQHNLHFLRWKIQMEKAGKLMVTGTSQHWTPDLTNLMNRQLLEPVGIFWKKPGTKEMECNEADAQEFGERLMELAKIRKVMYFLLSFTDGLDPAHLKCSVVFKA, encoded by the coding sequence ATGGCTGGCGACACGTCTGAGCTTGAACTCCCCTTCGTCCAGGACGTCCAGCTCACCAAGTGCATGCGGCTGCGGGCGCAGAGCCTCCAGCAGAGGAACGAACGGCCTCAGGATGGCGAGAAGCTGCTGCGGCCCAACGAGTACATCTACCGGGTGGATTTCGTCCGGCAGCACAACCTGCACTTCCTGCGCTGGAAGATCCAGATGGAGAAAGCAGGGAAGTTAATGGTGACGGGCACCTCCCAGCACTGGACGCCCGACCTCACCAACCTCATGAacaggcagctgctggagccggtGGGCATCTTTTGGAAGAAGCCAGGGACCAAGGAAATGGAGTGTAACGAGGCAGATGCCCAGgagtttggggagaggctgaTGGAGCTGGCCAAGATCCGCAAGGTGATGTACTTCCTCCTCTCCTTCACCGATGGCCTCGACCCAGCCCACCTCAAGTGCTCCGTAGTGTTCAAAGCCTGA